Sequence from the Paramisgurnus dabryanus chromosome 3, PD_genome_1.1, whole genome shotgun sequence genome:
aaatgcttaaaaaaattctttttcaaacatatttgtaaaaatattcagcacaaagttaaaacaacttggttttgcgaatcaattcaacctactattttaggttttggcttaaaaaagttgacataacataTAAATGCAAGTTGAAATCGTTCAACTtagtttttaagttaaattaacatcaaaatatatgttgatttcacaaaaatgctgcaaatttttttacaaatggtaaatttttgaccttttttgtatattttaaaatatattttttttaaatttgccgTATGGGATTGAAAGTTGGAACTGTGTGAACACAAGACTGTCTCAGGAAAAGCTCATCAAACATGACTGAATGtaagatttaaatttacattaaattaacTCTGTAATGAactttaaaagaagaaaaaacaacATTCAAGAGTTCTGATCAATCTCATATCATCTGATATTCAGTCCTGTGAGATTCACCTCAGACCACATACTCCACAACATAAAGTATCCCACAAAAAACAACTGAAGTCAATGAAGAGAGATTCAATCATACTGTGATCTTCAGATTTATCAAGATAAACTCCCAGTGCTTTTAAAATCAAATAGGCCTTCATTGTTCATTGAACAGATCTGTAATGGACTGATCGCTCATCAGGAGGTTTTCTGAGTTTGGATGTTCTGTTTATCCTTTAATTCTCAAATGAAGTCAAAAACTGTGACTCATAAAAGCATCAGTCCAGAATCAGTGATTCAATCCGTGTGTGTTCAGTAGAAACGACAGATGATATTGTGAAATACTGTTGGTTTATTTAGTGATTCTCAGATTCATCAATACATCCACAGTCATACACATTATCATGAAGAGACATGTTGAGATCTTTGAGAAAGTCATCATGTGTGAATATGAATGATTGAttcatctcaatacaaacatctTACATGAAGCACGGAGAATAAAGCtattaaaaatcattttacatTCATATCAATATCGGCAGATTTAAAACAACTGTGtgatattcattcattcattcagtgtgACCTGATAAATATCCCAGACAATCCTCCAGACAACACTTTGTGAGAGAATTTCAGACAATGATTTATAATAGTGCAAAACTTGATCTGAAGAATCAAAAGTTTATCAGCGTTTAATATAAagtaaatcattaaaaaaaagtatcATCACTGTGTAAACTGAAGCTTTAACCCTGGACATCAAAACAGTTGAGTGCAGATTTATGGCTTAAAATATCAGAATGATTCAAGCGAGACAGATTCAAGAGATTCATTTACATATGAATCATAGTTCAGCGTGCAGATGGGTTTAGGGTCAGGGTCTGAAGAGAATCGGCTGCATCGTAATAAAACTGAAGTTATAATGTTGAGGAAGACCCTGATGTAATGTACTGTTAAACTTCTCCCAGGAGAAGACCGGAAGTCCACCGTCTGTGGTCGGTCCGTTCACGGCCTCGGACACAAACTCCTGAGCCATCTGAATATCTGTTACCTACACAGAGATTACCAATAGTTAATCAACCACTGGTGCGCTTTAACCATATGGTGTTTTGACTCTTACCTTGGTATCATAACATCCTCCAGGACTGGGGTGTTGTTGGCGCAGATCATTACGACAACAGATGGATTTACAGGGGTCACCCTCAGAGTACGGATCATTCTTATAATCTAATCACAGATTTAacaattaataaactttaatttcttcaatttctcattgtttattaaaggaacagtatgtaaggaATGTATAtcagttgcagccctcaactgatgttgtcatgttgtgtattggccaccagctgtgtgattgcagtaccagttttagccacaatcctacataatGTTCCTTTAAGTATTTACTTTATAGaactaaaatataatttaacccctagttgctccagaggcgtttgacatatatagcaattgtaagtcgctttggataaagcgtcagctaaatgaataagtaagtgTTACGGAGGAGTCTCTAATGTCATcgcctggcggccatcttaccacaggcagctcgctcactcgtagcattgtgttttatggtgcaggtactttaaaaatgaccataacttgctcaattttctaccaatttttaaaaggtttggtttcttacacacactattaacgtggctataattctggatgctttaacatgtttaatggattttttttagtataagtatgcaggtacatctttgacatttataacaaaccaaaccgtttgaaaatcagTAGAAAATTAAGCAATATAtatatggtcatttaaaagcacattcaccattaaaacacaatgctaagagtgagcgagctgtctgaggtaagatggccgcAATGACTTCTGGGACGTCAAAGTGATTTCAGCCCGCAAGTTTGCACTCCATGCATcttcgatatcaagaacacatgcgggtattttcatgcgtcctctgtacttgagttcttgagaattggaattgaacttcgactgttaatgatgacgATGACACAAGGatgcaagatcgctgaagaacgcatattgagaaacagccaaatataaatacgcaggtcgtagcagcaaacacactgacACACGATCTCCACACTCAATTTTCCATGCAAGATCTtttttattcctgtttctaTTAAAGTACGAAGATGTGTCGTACATCTCCATGTATCCACATACATACAGTGATGATGATTTAAGTATTTCTGCCATGTCATAATCACGTCACCACTAGACTCGAGCAAGCTCCCGGTTTGTTAACACGGTACAGATATCCATCAAAGTTCAAATTCAAAACGCCCAATTCACATAATTCGTGCCACCTTATTCCCATGATAGCGCTTTAGGATGTctattgcgtctttgcattgacttaaaatGTAGATCACTTTGCTTATTTCATGCAAAAAACTGTCTTAAGCTATCTTTGTCACAAGAACGGGAAAACTGACGTCTTTACACGACATAGGATCACAGATAAAGAGCCACAATCACAGAAATTGACACAATTGTTTTACAATGGCAATCTTTCATCTGGGACAACCAAAAATTGTCTAGTGTATTTTTTGGTTTAAACCTATTATTACGAGCAATTTCTGAACCAATTAAAAGCAGACAAACTTCTGAGTTACTCTAACTTCTTATAACAATGCTAATAATGGGATGTGATGTTGTTGCTATGGTTACCGTTGTATCTCATGATGCGTTTGAGAGAGGTCAGGTCGCTCACTGAAGACTGATCCCGACGGAAGATCTTGGCACGGGGGCAAAGGTCATAGGAGAAGTCATCACCGTATCGCTTCCACATCGGCTCGTACCCGCTCATCAGGTAAATCTTACGGTGAAACGGCACATTGTATGATGGCCAGTAACCTAAAAATGACACAACGTTTACTATAGTACTTTAAATAAGATGCCTTAAGAGAAGAAAACTATATATTTAGCATAAAGAAACTGAATGTGGTTTTGTGATGCGTGTGTGTCTGACCTCTCCGCAGGGTTTGCGTTTGATCCGAAAACTCCACCAATCCAGGAATCTGTTCGACCACCGTCAGAGCTCCGTCCTGTAGTCTGCTGCCCAGATTCACTCGACTCGTGTCCACAATCATATATTGATTATTATACGTGCCTGacaaacacattcacaacaacTCCAGACACTGAGTTTGGTGCAGAAAAAACTCTCTCGACATTCACGTGAATGTTACTCACCAGAGTTGTATTTTGAGAAGGTTTGTGCCCATTCCTCTCCAGTGTGTGCCAGCGCGTGTGCCAGTCGAACCCGCTGCCATGAGAACAGACTGGCAGGAGTGATGTAAGAGTATAGTGAGGTGTTGAAGACGTTATTGGTGGTTTGAGTCATCATCAGACCGCTGCCCAACAGATAGAAATCATCCAGAGACACCAGAAACCCTAAACACAGAGGACAATAGTGTACTGAAATCAGATTGTGATCCTGTTTATAtttgttacttttttttaaagctgtgtTTCAAAATATGAATATCGTGCCGCTGGACCGATGTGTTTGTCATGGTTTCTCATGGAGTTAACTCCATCTGTTCAAGCTCCAGTTATAAAAgttataaaaagtaaaaaataaatataaaacacatgTACGCACATACTTaacgcattttttttaaagtcaatgagaaattgtttaaaacaaTCATGATTATGATTTTTCCCATTATCGAGCAGCCCTAATTCGGACATATTACTCACCTCTCATACTGCTCTTTGTCTACTATATGTATCTAGTATAGAAGTAGATTATTTCAGACAGTCTTCGATCAAACTAAAAGACATTTGTGTAATGCTGTGGTTATACCAGGATAGCTGCTGAAGGAGAGTTTTCCAGTAGCTGTGTGCGGTTCGTTCAGTTTAAAGTCCCAGTGTTTGTAGATGCGCATGGTGGCCGCATATGTGTACCAGCTGGAGTGAGCGAACAACAGATTCTCATAACCGGGCAACATCTGAAACGACACAAACAGAGAAATAAAGCGAATGAAATGAAACTCATATGAAGTCTGCACAGTGTGTTTTATAATTTCACCTTTATGAGCGCAGAGCAGTGACCCATGGGTGGTGATTTATACTGGTTTAGTGTTGATTTATCACCGGGCACCAGCGCTGGGATCAGATCCAGTAGATCACCAACAGCATTCAGAAACTGAATAGCAAACTGTGAGAGAGGCTGAACGGAGAAGAAATTAAACATCTCAGTCTGTTATAAAAGGTGAAGTGTTCTTTACTATctttaacatcatgttaatctAATCATCAGATTAGTCAAGGGTCAAAATAAACCTAATAAATGATCATTTATTACTAGTTATCTAAACTTCTTCAGGTTGAGATCATCTCACTTTTTGGCCCTGCTGTTTGGCCCAGTCAGCCACACCAGCCTGCAGTCCGTCCAGCTGTGACACAATCAAACCCACATGAACCCAGAACGGATCCGTGCTATTCCTCTTCACCTGCCGGCGAGACCAATCGTCCTGTTTCCTGACGGatgaacaaataaaaacacGCATGATCAAAATAAGAAGATTCATTCCTACTGGTTCAAGATGAGAAATACTCACGCCATGAAGCGTTTGACAGCCACCAGTGTTTTAGGCTTTTTGATCAGCTGTGGGTACATGTTGGTGTAATGATCATAAATCTCcctaaaaacaacaacacaaacacaaacacacacttaaaACTTCTTAAAGTGCTTTTTTATGCATTATGTAaaaaaccatagactgtaaaaaaaagattgaCAACACAACACTGCTTTCTTCCACTGTAATAAACTGAACGTAAAATGTCTGACGATGGGCGCTGACATGTTATGCAAAAAcatcagtttggagccagggcatgcgcataaggaatcgtccgtggagcccgGAGGTGGAGCTGCTGTATCAAACTTAAGACAAAGGCTTGCACGCCCAATTCACCCATGCCCCTTGAACGTCTTAGCTTATTTAGCAAGTCAGTCAAATACAGCTCATTGTGTCAGTGTGAAATAACACAGAAATCAAAAATTAATAGTTATTTCTTCAATCTTCCCTCGAAGATCTGAGTGTCCGCTtacatagatatgtacactagatgtcgccttggctacggcagtgcattggaccgaatgcgtcaaacagagccgccatcttgaaacaggggaatcccgcatcagcgtcattgtaggcaatggtgtaacggaaataaaatcaccacaaatcgtcatgaatgcgattttcttcgttttcttttggttcgtttcaacagtcagacatatATTTAGCATTGGGTCaagaaaaaaagtaaagttttaaaattttgaaaatcgactttttctaactgtaatgcatagtgctagtagccctaacatccatacgcagcacaaaagtccggcatcgtccatgaattcgaagtacaggcaGAGATAGCAGCTTTACCCAGATACTTtctatgacaagacccctgtcctaagatggcggcggttttgacgcatgctcagaaccccaaggcgacatctagtgtatatatctatggtccgcttaaagaagctgtcaatcactaATGTCAATCATAACggcacgccccgtttctatagtTTGAAGAACTAACTAAAATGAAACGTATCACAAAAATCAACAactgaacatatatcagcatgataacaactaccttaaaggaccaaaaccatctttagGAAATTCttattggaagtgtaattaatttttttattttgacccGAGTCCTGTTTTTTGCATGGATAGGGCGGgattatgacttgtactgcatcCAGCCACCAGGGGCCAAACAAAGACTTTTCAACACAGTTTAATGCAGGATTAAACTGTGGTGCAAATGGCCCGGAACGTGTGGCTGGTGCGTTCCGCACAAATTGAGTGTTCCTCGGGAGACGCGCGAgtagaaaaatctgaactttggcagattttcgcaccgcgttaaccaatcgagttgcagaagcccctccatgacgcgaatttccgcgtgaatctCTCGAATAAGTAGAATTTCACGCACAAATAAAGTGAGTAatctcaaatgttcaagcatccaactacgcACGAGTAGTgcatttttgccgcctctaccacgGTTGGTGTGAATGCCCCATTAtattgcgtttacaccagccgcggtagaggcggcaaaaatgtGTTATTCGCGCGTAGATGGGCCCTTGAATATTTGAGTTTAATCGCTTCATtcacgcgtgaaattctagtaattcaagacattcacgtggaaatccCTGTCATGGtaggggcttctgcaactctgctgagactccgctcgcttcctgtaatcacatcactactacagcaaagggcgtgattggttaacgcggcacggAAATCCAcagaagttcagatttttcaactcgcatCTCTCTCTTCATTGAAATGGGGcggtcccaaccgggtcatgagtcacaggcggtaagtaaatctgcatcaaatgtctgtgttttgttggcaagAATCAGCgcataagtgcatataatgtaaatgacatgaacgtgtagtgaatcataagatatccagagatagtggataatgttttgtttgtgtcgtgactcgctcctcccgctgGATGCGTCTAGGGAGTCGTGGTTTTCCAGAAACATTTACTAGAGCTGATCTCTCGTTTATAAATCTGatcaaactaaagactcttgggagatatgaaggatgtaatacgaCTTTATAGATACTCACGATTAACATGAGATGAGCAGAAACACTGTGTGCTTTAACAGATCAGATTATGACAAACTAACGGATGTGAGGCATCAGAAGCCACACACTTACGGTGCTGTCAGGAAGCCCTCCAGATAGCCAGCCATATAAAGCGTGACCTCATCAGGTTCTGGCGTCTGTCCGTATCCGGCTCGGACCTCCAGAACACCCCAGCCCGTGGAGGAGAGAGTGTCGTTATAGTAACCGTAAGCATCGCTCTGAGGGTCCAGAACGCCCTGCTTCAGCACAACGGTCTTATGGGTCGAGTCCCAGTATGCAGAGGCTTTCAACAGTTCTGTagagcaaacacacacacacacacacgcacgcacgcacgcacgaaCGCACGGACACTCAGTAATAAGGTATTGATCTATATAATAAACATTGTTCTTACAGGGAGAACCCCTGATGAAAAATAAGTGACATTTCATTAATCCAGGTTTAGATACTTCCTTAAATTCACTTCtgcagttttaccacaagagGAACTAAGCTAGGGGTATGAAACAGTAAAACCAAAACTAAAATCTGAATatgtacaattattattattttatgcaAACATTCATGTACTAAAGTGACAACAAATGTTTACAGTGAATCAGGGTCTGTCACTATAAGAAGACCGAGATATGAAGGATAATTTAAACCATTTTACTCTGTTACTTCATATCTAATAGTACAGATAAATTACATCTCACAGCTAAATATCGCGAGAGACTAGGAAAAGTGCTGTGTCGattcactctcgcggtactttgatgtaaTAAAGCGAAGGATCTGCGCAGCATAAAGCATAAACACACCTTTAGTCACGTGAGTTTCTTTGTTAATAATCGATATGAGGAGTCAGTAGTTTCTTGAAATAGAAGTAACTTTACTCTTCAGTGTTTATAAGCGACAGAAACAGATACACAGACCGAAGCTATCATCTGACCTGTGTATATATGAAACACGAGCTTTTTGAAAGTCATAGTAATATAAATTCAGAGTTTACTTACTGTCTCCTCTCgcggcaataacaacacagcAAACAAAGATTAAAACACACAGGCGTGTCATGTTTGCGTCGACGCGATTCAGCTGCAGCAGATAAACTGAAAATAAACGCGACAGTCAGTCAGTGTAAAGTACGACATATAGAGATAAGACAGCAGAACAACATGAATGAATCATAATCCGCGTAAAAGActgaaaaaatacaaaacaaccttcaccccagatgggactcgaacccacaatccctggcttaggaggccagtgccttatccattaggccactggggcACATGATGCTTATAGGGGGGCGGAGGCGCTTATAAACGCGTCCAATCAGCTTTTAGCGCTGTGACGTGTCATTTATGCGAAGGCAAATCTGACCAGCTTTTTAGAAGAGCTAGCTTTACTTGGTGAAATGAATACTTTATAGACTTTGAAATAGtggttatatttttattcaCAAGTTAAAAATTATCTAAACCTGTTAGCACAAGCCCACGATGGTGTGACCGACTGCAGTGTTTTAATCTGTTTACGGTTATTGTGAAAAATAAACCACACACAACTCTGTGCAATTCATCAGTTTGATTTCACACTTCATTAGGAAGTCACAGAAAACAGAAATGACATTTAACGTTGCCTGTAGGATTTATATAAAGCAGTTTAATGTCAAACCTCAGTAGGGTTGTGGTCATCTTTTGATGTAGAAACACAGTTCAGATGATTTAAAGCAGAACCGATCTGAAATATCATCAAATGCCCTCGGTGGTCTTCATCCATCTGACTTAAAATATTCAGACAAACATTTAAATCCTGCAtctccctactgaaaaatctagttaagaccagcataagctggtttaaggtggtccTCCAAGCCTGGCAGAGCTGGtaggtcagctggtcttccagctaGACCAggttaaaaagtgaccaaa
This genomic interval carries:
- the plbd1a gene encoding phospholipase B-like 1 — encoded protein: MTRLCVLIFVCCVVIAARGDKLLKASAYWDSTHKTVVLKQGVLDPQSDAYGYYNDTLSSTGWGVLEVRAGYGQTPEPDEVTLYMAGYLEGFLTAPEIYDHYTNMYPQLIKKPKTLVAVKRFMAKQDDWSRRQVKRNSTDPFWVHVGLIVSQLDGLQAGVADWAKQQGQKPLSQFAIQFLNAVGDLLDLIPALVPGDKSTLNQYKSPPMGHCSALIKMLPGYENLLFAHSSWYTYAATMRIYKHWDFKLNEPHTATGKLSFSSYPGFLVSLDDFYLLGSGLMMTQTTNNVFNTSLYSYITPASLFSWQRVRLAHALAHTGEEWAQTFSKYNSGTYNNQYMIVDTSRVNLGSRLQDGALTVVEQIPGLVEFSDQTQTLRRGYWPSYNVPFHRKIYLMSGYEPMWKRYGDDFSYDLCPRAKIFRRDQSSVSDLTSLKRIMRYNDYKNDPYSEGDPCKSICCRNDLRQQHPSPGGCYDTKVTDIQMAQEFVSEAVNGPTTDGGLPVFSWEKFNSTLHQGLPQHYNFSFITMQPILFRP